The following are encoded in a window of Oncorhynchus keta strain PuntledgeMale-10-30-2019 chromosome 10, Oket_V2, whole genome shotgun sequence genomic DNA:
- the tmem74b gene encoding transmembrane protein 74B has translation MESLNAVELCELGDGDKPAACEVTTTPRKATQSRPQTVASTGIENTSYQDEEHETRFSPQGADRSSVHLSTSNDRGYQSQPRPFQRDELSHRSEAGHETDFKNHSLDYGFLFAMVFLVSGILLVVIAYTIPREAKVNPDLVSARQMEKLEMYYTQLGSHLDKCIIAGLGLLTLGGMLLSILLMVSICKGELYHRRTFFQPRKTYGSIHLRMRQLGEGEESLFECELSHTGTTALATSPTDGTQVHSGTQQE, from the coding sequence ATGGAGTCTTTGAATGCCGTAGAGCTCTGTGAATTGGGGGATGGCGACAAGCCTGCTGCCTGCGAGGTCACTACAACTCCGCGAAAAGCTACCCAGTCAAGACCTCAGACAGTAGCTAGCACTGGAATCGAGAACACGTCATATCAGGACGAGGAGCACGAGACGAGGTTCAGTCCCCAGGGAGCAGACCGCTCGAGTGTTCATCTGTCCACGTCTAATGACAGGGGCTATCAGTCACAACCCAGGCCTTTCCAGCGAGATGAGCTGTCACACCGCTCTGAGGCAGGACATGAGACTGACTTTAAAAACCATTCACTCGACTACGGGTTCCTATTTGCCATGGTGTTCTTGGTGAGTGGAATTCTACTGGTGGTCATTGCCTACACCATTCCCCGAGAGGCTAAGGTCAACCCAGACCTGGTGTCAGCTCGTCAGATGGAGAAACTGGAGATGTATTACACACAACTGGGCTCGCACCTCGACAAGTGTATCATAGCAGGCCTGGGACTGTTGACTCTAGGGGGAATGCTCTTGTCCATCTTGCTAATGGTGTCCATATGCAAAGGTGAGCTGTACCACCGGAGGACATTTTTCCAACCCAGGAAAACATACGGGTCGATTCACCTCCGGATGAGACAGTTGGGCGAGGGGGAAGAATCTCTGTTTGAATGTGAACTTAGCCACACTGGCACCACAGCTCTAGCCACTAGCCCTACAGATGGAACACAGGTGCACAGTGGCACCCAACAGGAGTAG